In Arthrobacter sp. MN05-02, the genomic stretch CGCACCGCTGTCGGCCCGCCCGCACTGGGGCAAGCTGTTCCTGGCCGGTGCGGCCCAGCTCGCACCCGTCTATCCCCGGTTCGACGACTTCCGCAGGCTGGCCCTGCGCCTGGACCCCTCGGGCAAGTTCCGCAACGACTTCCTCGACCGGACGGTCTTCGGCACCTCCGCCTGAGACGGGGACGCGGGCGCCCTAGTGCTTGCGCGCCAGCCACTTCCAGTGCGCCAGGGTCCGCAGGCGGATCAGCAGGGCCCGCGACTGCTCGGGCCCGTAGGGCAGGATCGGGATGGCCTTGGTCATGTCGACGGACGCCTCGTCCATGGCGAGGCGCGTCACGCGGACCGCGCTGCGCATCTTGTTCATCTGCGTGACCACCTCGGCCACGGGAACCGGGCGACCGTGCCCGGGCACGAACACGTCGTAGAGATCCTCCAGCGCCACCATCTTGCCGAGGGTCCGCACCCAGTCGGTGGGGAAGGAGTCCTCGAAGGCCGGGTCGCTGCCCTCCTCGACGAGGTCGCCGGTGAAGAGGACGTTGCCCGCACCGACCAGGAGATCGTGGTCGGTGTGGCCCCGGCCCAGATGGAACAGCGTCACGGACATGCCGCCGAGGTCCAGGTCCGCAGGCTTGCCCTCGACGAGCCGGTTGGCCGGCAGGAGATCGGTGGAGTCGCCGTCCGCCGCCCCCATCGCGGGCTCGACGGCGGCGACCAGCGCACGCTGCTCGTCCCCGTGCTCCGCCTGCACCACACTGCAGCGCGACGTCGCCCAGAACTCCTCGACACCCCGGGAGGCGAAATAGCTGTTGCCGAAGAAGTGGTCCGCGTGGGCGTGGGTGTTCACCACGATCAGGGGCAGCGCAGTGACGTCCCGGACATGCCGGAACACCTCCGCGGCACCCAGCGGACCTGCACCCGTGTCGACGACGAGCGCCCGCTCCGTGCCGACGACGAGCCCCACGTTCAGTCCGAACCCGGCGGTGCGCAGCACGTAGATACCCTTTCCGAGTTCGCGCCAGGGGCTGCGTGTCTCGGCGCTGGGGACATCGGTGGTCATGGGATCCTCTCGGTGGCGGCAGGACTACCAGTCTAGGTCCGCGCCCATCCCCTGCCCGCGAGGCTCAGGCGCCGGACGGCATGCCGGCGCTCAGGAGCCCGCGACCACGGCCTCGCGTGCCGGCCGGGGCCGCTCGGGGATCCGGAAGAGCGGCAGTGCGAGATTGACCAGCGGCCCGATGAGGAGGGCGAACGCCACCGTGCCGAGACCCACGGACCCTCCGAGCAGCCAGCCGAGCAGGAGGACCGTGCCCTCGATCGCCGTGCGGACGAGCCAGATCGGCAGCCCGAACCGGTGGTGGATACCGGTCATGAGGCCGTCGCGGGGGCCGGGGCCGAGCCGCGCGCCGATATACAGTCCGGTTGCCACGGCGAGCAGCACCAGCCCACCCGTGAACAGCAGGATCCTGGCCCACAGTGCGTCCGGCTCGTCCAGGAGCGCCAGTCCCACCTCGGCGCTCGGACCGACGAGCAGGACGTTGAGGATGGTGCCGACGCCGGGACGCTGCCGTAGCGGTATCCAGAGCAACAGCACGATCCCGCCGATGATGTTGGTCATGAAACCGAACGGGATACCGGTCTGCAGGGAGCCGCCCTGGCTCAGGACGTCCCAGGGCGACACCCCGAGCGTGGCCCGAATCATCATGGCGAGCGAGAAGCCGTAGAGGAACAGGCCGAGGAGGAGCTGCAGCCCGCGCCGGGCGCCGAGGAACGTCATGGTCCCAGTAGAGCCGCTGATTGGCCGTACATCAAGATGCCAATTATGGGATGGTGGCCCTATGATGGTTCTCTCCGCCCGCCGCCTCGCCGCCGAACTCGGTTCCTGGCGCACCGTCGGCCCCGCCTACGCCGCGCTGGCCGACCGCATCCGGCTGCTCACCCTCGACGGGCGGATCCCGCTCGGCACCCGGCTGCCGGCGGAGCGTGAGCTGGCGGCGCAGCTCACCGTCAGCAGGACCCTGGTCGCGGCGGCCTACGCGCGGCTGAGATCGGCCGGGTACCTCGAGAGCACGCGCGGTTCGGGAAGCGTCGTGACCGTGCCGGGGCGCGGGACTCCCCCGCAGGACGACGGCGGCACCGCCGTCGTGCTCGACTTCAGCAAGGCGGCGCTGCCGGCGGCACCCCAGGTCGGGGAGGCCGCGGCAAGGGCATCACGCGAACTTCCCGCCTACCTCAACGGGAACGGTTACGACCCCCTCGGTCTGCCACGACTGCGGCAGGCCCTCGCGGACCGGTACTCCGCCCGCGGACTGCCGACCCGGCCGGGGCAGATCATGGTCACCCTCGGCGCCCAGCACGCCATCTCACTCCTCGCGCGCACCCTGCTGGGGCGGTCCGACACGGCGCTCGTCGAGGCACCCAGCTACCCGCACGCCTACGAGGCACTGAAGTCGGCGGGGCGCCGCCTCGTCCCCGTCGCCGTCGATGCGCACCAGGGCTGGGACGACGACGGCCTCGAGCAGGCCTTCCGACGCACCCGGCCCACGCTGGCCTACGTCATGCCCGACTTCCACAACCCCACCGGCGCGGTCATGCCGCCCGATCAGCGCGCGAGGCTGATGGCCGCCGCCACGCGGGAGGGAACGGTGGTGATCGCCGACGAGACCATGGCGGAGCTGACCATCGACGGCCGGCCGGAGCTCCCCCTCGCGGCGCATGGTCCGGCCGTGCTGACCGGCTCGATGGGCAAGACCGTCTGGGGCGGACTGCGCATCGGCTGGATTCGCGGGGAGGAGGACCTCATCCAGCGGCTCGTGCAGTCCCGGTACACCTCCGACCTGGGCACCCCCATCCTCGAGCAGCTCATGGCCCTCGAGATGCTGGGGACGTACGACGAGCTCCTCCGGTTCCGCGCGACGCAGCTCGCCGCGGGCCGGGAACTCCTCGAATCGCTGCTGGCCGATCGGCTGCCCGGGTGGGAGGTGCCCCACGTGGCGGGCGGCCTGTGCACGTGGGTGAACCTCGGAGCGCCCGTGAGCTCGCAGCTCGCCCTGGCCGCCCGGGACCGGGGTCTGCTCCTCGGGGCCGGTCCTCGCTTCGGCATCGGCGGGGTCTTCGAGCGCTTTCTCCGCGTTCCCTTCAGCTACCCCCTCGAGGACACCCGGCGTGCCGTGGACATCCTCGCCGCCGCCTGGCAGTCCCTGGATCCGGCGGTCCAGGTGCAGGACGACTTCGCCCCGGCCCTGGTGTAGGAGGAGCCCTCCTGCACCCGCACCGCCCTCCCGGACACGACCGGGGTCATCACTCCGGATCGCCGGCGGTCGGATCCTGCTCCGCACCCGTTCGGATGCCGGGTCAGACGATTCCGAGTGCGAGCATGGCGTCCGCGACCTTCACGAAACCGCTGATGTTCGCGCCGGCGACGTAGTCGCCCGGCACCCCGTACTCGTCGGCTGTTGCCGCGCACCGGTCATGGATCCCCACCATGATCTCGGTGAGCCGCTGTTCGGTGTGCTCGAAGGACCAGGAATCACGGCTGGCGTTCTGCTGCATCTCCAGGGCGGAGGTCGCGACACCACCGGCATTGGCGGCCTTACCCGGCCCGAAGAGGACATCGCCCTGCTGGAAGACCTCCACCGCCTCAGGGGTGCAGGGCATGTTCGCTCCTTCCGCGACCGCGAGCACCCCGGACCGGACGAGGGACCCGGCGGCGGTTTCGTCGAGCTCGTTCTGTGTGGCGCAGGGCAGTACGACCGTCGCCCCGACGTCCCAGATCGAACCACCGGCGACGAAATGGACCTTCGCGCCCCGCCGGTCGGCGTACTCGGAGATCCGCCCGCGCTCGTGCTCCTTCACCTCGCGCAGCAGCCCTACATCTATGCCCGCCTCGTCCACGACGTAACCGGAGGAATCGGAACAGGCCACGACCGTCGCACCGAGCTGCTGCGCCTTTGCGATGGCATGGACGGCGACATTGCCCGCGCCGGAGACGATGACGCGCTGCCCCTCGAAGTCGAGCCCTCTGGTCCGGAGCATCTCCCGGGCGAACAGGACCGCCCCGTACCCGGTCGCCTCCGGGCGGACCAGGGATCCGCCCCAGCTGATCCCCTTCCCGGTCAGCACTCCGGACTCATACCTGTTGGTGATCCGCTTGTACTGCCCGAACAGGTATCCGATCTCCCTACCACCGACACCGATGTCCCCGGCCGGGACATCGGTGTACTCGCCGATGTGCCGGTACAGTTCCGTCATGAAGGACTGGCAGAACCGCATCACCTCGGCGTCGGACCTGCCCTTGGGATCGAAGTCCGAACCGCCCTTGCCCCCGCCGATCGGCATCCCGGTGAGGGAGTTCTTGAAGACCTGTTCGAAGCCGAGGAACTTCACGATCCCCAGGTACACCGACGGGTGGAACCGCAGACCGCCCTTGAAGGGCCCCAGCGCCGAATTGAACTCGACCCGGAAGCCCCGGTTGATCTGCACGGTCCCGGCATCGTCCACCCAGGGGACCCGGAAGATGATCTGCCGCTCCGGCTCGCACAGCCGCTCCAACACCGCCGCGTCCACGAACTCGGGATGCTTCAGCAACACCGGGCCCAGCGAATCGAACACCTCGACCACGGCCTGATGGAACTCCGTCTCACCCGGATTCCGCCGGAACACCTCGTCGCGCACGGAGAACAAAGCCGCATCCATGGAACTCCCCGATCTCGAAAAACCCTCTGCCGCACGAACGACGGACACTCCGGCCCGACCTGCAGCACCAGGGACTGCACGTCAGCCCATCGTCGCGGTATCCCGGCCACGAGATCAACCCCGAAGGACACGGCGTCCTGCTCGTACCGTGCACCGCACGAGCAGGGTATGCATCACGGCCGCGCCACCGCAGGACGGCGCCCCTCGAGATGGGCCGCGAGGTACGGGGCCGTGATGCTCGTCCCCGGATCGAGTGCGGCGACCTCCCTCGGGGTGCCGGTGGCGACGATCCTCCCTCCGGCCGAGCCGCCGCCCGGGCCGAGGTCGATCACCCAGTCGGCGGCCGCCACGACGGCCATGGTGTGTTCCACGACGACCACCGTGTTGCCGGCGTCCACGAGTGTCCGCAGCTGGGCGAGGAGCAGGAGAACGTCGGCCGGATGCAGTCCCGTGGTGGGTTCGTCGAGGAGGTAGAGCGTATGGCCGCGCCGCGCACGCTGCAGTTCGGTGGCGAGCTTGATGCGCTGGGCCTCTCCGCCGGACAACTCGGTGGCCGGCTGGCCCAGCCGCAGGTACCCGAGCCCGACCTCGCGGAGCGTGGCGAGGGAGCGGGCCGCGCCCGGGATGGCGCCGAGGAAGACCGCCGCGTCGTCGACCGTCATCCCGAGGACGTCGGCGATGCTGCGTCCCTCGAGGGTGACCGCCAGGGTCTCCTCGTTGTAGCGGGCACCGTGGCACGTGGGGCAGGGCCCGTAGCTGCCGGGCAGGAAGAGCAGCTCGACCGACACGAAGCCCTCACCCTGACAGGTCTCGCACCGGCCGCCCTGCACGTTGAAGGAGAACCGGCCCGCTCCGAAACCCTTCGCCTTCGCCTCGGGCGTCGCCGCGAAGGCCTTCCGCACCGCATCGAAGAGACCCGTGTAGGTGGCGAGGTTGGAACGCGGCGTCCTGCCGATCGGCTTCTGGTTCACGCTGACCAGCCGGTCGATGGACTCGAGGCCCCGGATGTCCCCGACCGCGGCGGAGGCAGCACCGGCGTCGTCGTCCGCCTCACCGTCCGTCGGCGTGTCGTTGCGGACGTGCCGTCCGACCGCATCGGCGAGGACCGCACTCACCAGGGTGGACTTGCCGGAACCGGAGACACCCGTCACGGCCGTCAGCACCCCCACCGGGATGTCGGCGTCGAGCCCCGCCAGGTTGTGGCGGTGGATCCCCTTCAGCCGCAGCCACGCCGAGGGCGTCCGTGGCTCGACCCGCACGGCGGCGGACGGTGCTGTCCGCGACAGGAAGGGGGCCGTCAGGGACCCCGGGACCTCCGCAAGGCCGTCGGCGGGACCGCTGTAGATGATGGTCCCCCCGCCCTCCCCGGCGAGCGGACCGACGTCGACGATCCAGTCCGACCGCCGGACCACGTCCATGTTGTGCTCGACCACGAAGACGGTGTTCCCCGCGTCCTTCAGGGCTTCCAGCACGGCGAGGAGCGGCTCGACGTCGGCGGGGTGCAGGCCGGCCGACGGCTCGTCGAGCACGTAGACGACACCGAAGAGGCCGGACCGGAGCTGCGTGGCGATGCGCAGTCGCTGCATCTCGCCCGGCGAGAGCGTCGGCGTCGCCCGGTCGAGACTGAGGTACCCGAGGCCGAGGTCGACCAGGACGTCCAGTCGCTGGACGAGGTCGCGGCTGATGGTGGCCGACACCTCCGTGCCTTCTCCCGAGGTGGAGGACCGGTGGGCGGCCGACGGCTGCTCGATCGTCGCGGCCGGCTCGAGGTGGGCGGCCAGATCGGCGAGCGGCAGGGCATTCGCGTCCGCGATCGTTCGTCCACCGAACGTCACGGCGAGCGCTTCGGGACGCAGGCCGCTGCCCCCGCACAGCCCACAGGGTCCGGACACCATGAAGGGCAGGACGCGATCGCGCATCTGCGCACTCTTGGAGTCGTGCAGCGTGTGCATGACGTAGCTCTTGGCACTCCAGAAACGTCCCTTGTAGGGCTTGGCCACGCGGTCGCGCTGAGGGGTCACCTCGACGACGGGCTGCTCGTCGGTGAACAGGAGCCAGGTCCGCGCCGGCTCCGGCAGGTCCCGCCAGGGGACGTCGATGTCGTACCCGAGCTCGCTGGTGACGTCGCGGAGGTTCTTGCCCTGCCACGCACCGGGCCAGGCCGCGATCGCTCCCTCACGGATGGTCAGGGACGGGTCCGGGACGAGCGTCTGCTCCGTCACGTCCCGGGCGATGCCGAGGCCGTGGCAGCGGGGACAGGCTCCCGAGGCCGTGTTCGGTGAGAAGGCATCCGACTCCAGCCGGCCTGCTGCAGCGGCCGGATACGTTCCGGCCCGTGAGTACAGCATGCGGAGGGGAGTTCGAGATGGTGGTGAGGGTCCCCACGGTGGAGCGCACGCTCGGAGTGCCGCGGCGCTGCTGCAGGGCGACGGCGGGAGGAAGCCCGGTGATCGAGCCGACGTGGGGGGTGTGCCCCTGCTGGATCAGCCTGCGCGCGTAGGGGGCCACGGATTCGAGGTAGCGGCGCTGGGCTTCCGCGTAGATGGTCCCGAACGCGAGCGAGGACTTCCCCGAACCCGAGACGCCCGTGAAGGCGACGACGGCGTCCCGGGGGCAGTCCACGTCGATCCCGCGCAGGTTGTTCTCGCCGGCGCCGCGCACGCGAACGAAGCCGTTCCGTGTGCTCGTCGTTCCGGCAGGGGCAGCATCCATCGGCTCGATCACCAACCCCACCCTACGGCCGTCCGGGGACGCTACCCGCCGGGAGACCCACCGCCGGCGGGCGGATCATAGGTCGGTGGTCGCCCGGGCGGAAGGCACCCGACCCGGTCATCACGGCATCGACCCCGCGGTGATGCGCTCCTAGGCTGGAGGCATGGCTGACATCGACGAAGAGTTCCCGACGCTGGACGACCTCAATCCCGACAACGACGCCCTGCCGCGTCCGTCCCGGGCGACGCACGGGAAGTCCGACGACCACGTGGACGACGACGCCCTGGCCCTGGCGACCGAACGGGAGGAAGTGGCCCTGGGCCTGAAGGACTACGTGCCGGACGATGTCCCGCCGGCCACGGATCCCCTTCCCGAGGAGTCGTCCCCCCCGAAGCCGACCTGGCACAGCGCGGACTGCTGCACGACTCCGACGACAGCTGACGGTCCCGCACTACAGGTCGGCGAGCATCCCGCCCGGGTTCTCCAGGGCGTCCGCCACGAAACGGAGGAATCCGCCCGCGGTGCCGCCGTCGCACACCCGGTGGTCGAAGGCGAGCGTCAGCTCGCTGACCTTCCGCACGGCCAGCGTGCCGTCGACCACCCAGGGGCGGTCGATGATCCTGCCCAGTCCGAGGATGGCCGACTCCGGGTGGTTGATGATCGCCGCACTGCCGTCGACGCCGAACACCCCGTAGTTGTTGAGGGTGAACGTGCCGGAGGACAGGTCGGACGGCGTCGCCCTCCCCTCGCGGGCGAGTGTCGCCAGCCGGCGGATCTCGGCGTCGAGCTCACGCGCCGACAGGGTGTCCGCCCGGCGGACACTGGGCACCACGAGCCCGCGGTCCGTCTGCGCGGCGATGCCGAGGTTGACGCCGTCCACCCGGACCAGTTCCTGGGTGCCGTCGTCGGCGGTGGCGATCCGGCTGTTCAGCTCCGGGTACCGGGCGAGGCCCGCGACCACGAAGCGTGCCACGAAGGCCAGGATGCCCGGGACGGCATCGGGCGTACGCCGCTTCATCGCCTCCCGCAGCTCGACGAGGGGCGTGACGTCGACGTCCACCCAGACGGTCGCCTCGGGGATCTCGCGCCGGCTGCGGGTCATCGCGTCCGCGATGGTGCGGCGCACACCGCGCAACGGGGTGCGCTCGAGGACCGTGAGCCCCGAGCGGGAGTCGGGCGGGGAGGATAGTCGTTCAGGAGCGGCGTCGACGGCCCGCACGCGGTCCGGGCTGCTCGGCGGTCCATCGATCCGCGCTGCGACGGCCTGCTCGACGTCGCGGCGCAGGATGAGTCCCGCCTGCCCCGTTCCGCTGATGGTGTCGAGGCGCAGCCCGTGGTCCCGGGCCAGCTTGCGGACCAGCGGGGACACGCAGATCGGCGCCCTTCCGCCGGCGGGTCCGGTGGATGGCACCGATCCGGCCCGGACCGCCGTCGTGGCGGCAGGTGGGGATGCTGCAGCCCGGGCAGCTGTCGCGGCTCCCTTGCGCGGACGCGTCCGCCCTCCGGTGAGGCTGCCGGGTGTGCCGTAGCCGATCAGCACGTTCCCCGACCCTCCCTCCACGGGCGGCGCATCGTTGCCGCTGGTCGCCGACGTCGGGACGCCCGCGTCCTCCCGCAGGGCGGCCGCGGCGTGCCCGACGGCCTCTCCCCCGATGGCGGCCGCAGCGGGGACGCGCATCTCGGAGCCCTCCGGACGGACCGACAGGAACGGCGCTCCGACGTCGAGCACCTCGCCCGGCCTGCCGTGCAGGACGGCCACGGTCCCGGCGAAGGGGGACGGCACCTCGACCACGGATTTCGCGGTCTCCACCTCGGCGACGGGCTGGTCGACGGCGACGGTATCGCCCTCCGCGACGAGCCAGGACACCAGCTCCGCCTCGGTCAGGCCCTCCCCGAGGTCGGGGAGGGCGAAGACGAGGAGTTGCGCTGACGGTCGGAGCGCTCATGTCAGTCCTCCCACTGCAGGTCGTCCACGGCGTCGAGGATGCGGTCGACGCTCGGCAGGTAGAAGTGCTCGAGTTTCGGCGAGGGATACGGGATGTCGAAACCCGTGACCCGCAGCACGGGTGCCGCGAGCGAGTGGAAGCAGCGTTCCTGGACCCGCGCCACGATCTCGGAGGCCACGGACGCGAAGCCCGGGGCCTCCGCCACGACGACGGCGCGTCCGGTGCGGCGGACGCTCTCGCAGACCGTCTCGTCGTCGAACGGGACGATCGAGCGGAGGTCGATGACCTCGATCGACCGCCCTTCCTCGGCGGCGGCCGCGGCGGCGCCGAGGGCCGTCGGCACGGACGGTCCGTAGCTGATGAGCGTCGCATCGGTGCCCTGGCGGGCGACGACGGCGCGGCCGATGCGCCGGGGTGCCTCCCCCTCGTCGAACGTCCGGCGGAGTTCGGCGAGGTCCACCTCCTCCTTGGACCAGTACAGCTTCTTCGGCTCGAGGAACACCACCGGGTCCGGGGACGCGATGGCCTCGCGCAGCATGAAGTAGGCGTCGCGCACGGTCGCCGGAGCCAGTACCGTGAGCCCGGGCGTATGGGCGTAGTAGGCCTCGGAGGAGTCGCAGT encodes the following:
- a CDS encoding hypothetical protein (possible pseudo due to frameshift) — encoded protein: MRGAGENNLRGIDVDCPRDAVVAFTGVSGSGKSSLAFGTIYAEAQRRYLESVAPYARRLIQQGHTPHVGSITGLPPAVALQQRRGTPSVRSTVGTLTTISNSPPHAVLTGRNVSGRCSRPAGVGCLLTEHGLGSLSPLPRPRHRPGRDGADARPGPVPDHP
- a CDS encoding membrane protein translates to MTFLGARRGLQLLLGLFLYGFSLAMMIRATLGVSPWDVLSQGGSLQTGIPFGFMTNIIGGIVLLLWIPLRQRPGVGTILNVLLVGPSAEVGLALLDEPDALWARILLFTGGLVLLAVATGLYIGARLGPGPRDGLMTGIHHRFGLPIWLVRTAIEGTVLLLGWLLGGSVGLGTVAFALLIGPLVNLALPLFRIPERPRPAREAVVAGS
- a CDS encoding putative pyruvate dehydrogenase E1 component, beta subunit; this translates as MTQTTEAPIADRADRAGSTPAPRAGATSTFAKALNAALADAMEADPAVLMFGEDVGTLGGVFRITDGLTARFGEERCFDTPLAEAGIMGMAVGMAMNGMKPVVEMQFDAFAYPAFEQVVSHVAKMPNRTRGKVRLPIVIRIPYAGGIGGVEHHCDSSEAYYAHTPGLTVLAPATVRDAYFMLREAIASPDPVVFLEPKKLYWSKEEVDLAELRRTFDEGEAPRRIGRAVVARQGTDATLISYGPSVPTALGAAAAAAEEGRSIEVIDLRSIVPFDDETVCESVRRTGRAVVVAEAPGFASVASEIVARVQERCFHSLAAPVLRVTGFDIPYPSPKLEHFYLPSVDRILDAVDDLQWED
- a CDS encoding dihydrolipoamide acetyltransferase component of pyruvate dehydrogenase complex, which codes for MSWLVAEGDTVAVDQPVAEVETAKSVVEVPSPFAGTVAVLHGRPGEVLDVGAPFLSVRPEGSEMRVPAAAAIGGEAVGHAAAALREDAGVPTSATSGNDAPPVEGGSGNVLIGYGTPGSLTGGRTRPRKGAATAARAAASPPAATTAVRAGSVPSTGPAGGRAPICVSPLVRKLARDHGLRLDTISGTGQAGLILRRDVEQAVAARIDGPPSSPDRVRAVDAAPERLSSPPDSRSGLTVLERTPLRGVRRTIADAMTRSRREIPEATVWVDVDVTPLVELREAMKRRTPDAVPGILAFVARFVVAGLARYPELNSRIATADDGTQELVRVDGVNLGIAAQTDRGLVVPSVRRADTLSARELDAEIRRLATLAREGRATPSDLSSGTFTLNNYGVFGVDGSAAIINHPESAILGLGRIIDRPWVVDGTLAVRKVSELTLAFDHRVCDGGTAGGFLRFVADALENPGGMLADL
- the uvrA_3 gene encoding excinuclease ABC subunit A (possible pseudo due to frameshift), producing the protein MTEQTLVPDPSLTIREGAIAAWPGAWQGKNLRDVTSELGYDIDVPWRDLPEPARTWLLFTDEQPVVEVTPQRDRVAKPYKGRFWSAKSYVMHTLHDSKSAQMRDRVLPFMVSGPCGLCGGSGLRPEALAVTFGGRTIADANALPLADLAAHLEPAATIEQPSAAHRSSTSGEGTEVSATISRDLVQRLDVLVDLGLGYLSLDRATPTLSPGEMQRLRIATQLRSGLFGVVYVLDEPSAGLHPADVEPLLAVLEALKDAGNTVFVVEHNMDVVRRSDWIVDVGPLAGEGGGTIIYSGPADGLAEVPGSLTAPFLSRTAPSAAVRVEPRTPSAWLRLKGIHRHNLAGLDADIPVGVLTAVTGVSGSGKSTLVSAVLADAVGRHVRNDTPTDGEADDDAGAASAAVGDIRGLESIDRLVSVNQKPIGRTPRSNLATYTGLFDAVRKAFAATPEAKAKGFGAGRFSFNVQGGRCETCQGEGFVSVELLFLPGSYGPCPTCHGARYNEETLAVTLEGRSIADVLGMTVDDAAVFLGAIPGAARSLATLREVGLGYLRLGQPATELSGGEAQRIKLATELQRARRGHTLYLLDEPTTGLHPADVLLLLAQLRTLVDAGNTVVVVEHTMAVVAAADWVIDLGPGGGSAGGRIVATGTPREVAALDPGTSITAPYLAAHLEGRRPAVARP
- a CDS encoding GntR family transcriptional regulator; amino-acid sequence: MVLSARRLAAELGSWRTVGPAYAALADRIRLLTLDGRIPLGTRLPAERELAAQLTVSRTLVAAAYARLRSAGYLESTRGSGSVVTVPGRGTPPQDDGGTAVVLDFSKAALPAAPQVGEAAARASRELPAYLNGNGYDPLGLPRLRQALADRYSARGLPTRPGQIMVTLGAQHAISLLARTLLGRSDTALVEAPSYPHAYEALKSAGRRLVPVAVDAHQGWDDDGLEQAFRRTRPTLAYVMPDFHNPTGAVMPPDQRARLMAAATREGTVVIADETMAELTIDGRPELPLAAHGPAVLTGSMGKTVWGGLRIGWIRGEEDLIQRLVQSRYTSDLGTPILEQLMALEMLGTYDELLRFRATQLAAGRELLESLLADRLPGWEVPHVAGGLCTWVNLGAPVSSQLALAARDRGLLLGAGPRFGIGGVFERFLRVPFSYPLEDTRRAVDILAAAWQSLDPAVQVQDDFAPALV
- a CDS encoding glutamate dehydrogenase, with amino-acid sequence MDAALFSVRDEVFRRNPGETEFHQAVVEVFDSLGPVLLKHPEFVDAAVLERLCEPERQIIFRVPWVDDAGTVQINRGFRVEFNSALGPFKGGLRFHPSVYLGIVKFLGFEQVFKNSLTGMPIGGGKGGSDFDPKGRSDAEVMRFCQSFMTELYRHIGEYTDVPAGDIGVGGREIGYLFGQYKRITNRYESGVLTGKGISWGGSLVRPEATGYGAVLFAREMLRTRGLDFEGQRVIVSGAGNVAVHAIAKAQQLGATVVACSDSSGYVVDEAGIDVGLLREVKEHERGRISEYADRRGAKVHFVAGGSIWDVGATVVLPCATQNELDETAAGSLVRSGVLAVAEGANMPCTPEAVEVFQQGDVLFGPGKAANAGGVATSALEMQQNASRDSWSFEHTEQRLTEIMVGIHDRCAATADEYGVPGDYVAGANISGFVKVADAMLALGIV